Proteins from a genomic interval of Desulfofustis limnaeus:
- a CDS encoding IS110 family transposase: MKQVYTSRVLFGAFDLHANNNYLAIIDGQDKRIYERKLPNATDVVLSELAPFEHDLQGIVVESTFNWYWLVDTLMDEGYHLHLANPAGIQKYKGLKHSNDKHDAFWLAHLLRLGILPQGYIYPKDERPVRDLLRKRGHLVRLRTSLINSLQDIIYRNCGCKINGNKIKAVKHDQVSELFAGQEELALSSTVSKQSIDFLTTAIRRLERAVHHKIKLRDEYQKLLSIPGVGMILALTIMLETGTIHRFPTVGAFASYCRKVPSVWTSNGKKKGKGNDKNGNKYLAWAFSEAAELTRRYDERAKAFFNRKAARTNRMVAHKAVAHKLVRAAYFIMRDKVDYQPEKLFC, translated from the coding sequence ATGAAGCAAGTATACACCAGCAGAGTATTATTTGGCGCGTTCGATCTCCATGCCAACAACAATTATCTGGCGATCATCGATGGCCAGGACAAGCGGATCTATGAACGAAAACTGCCCAATGCTACCGACGTGGTACTCTCTGAGCTGGCACCTTTCGAACATGATTTGCAGGGGATCGTTGTCGAATCAACCTTTAACTGGTATTGGCTGGTCGACACCCTCATGGACGAGGGGTATCACCTCCATCTGGCAAACCCGGCAGGTATTCAGAAGTACAAAGGGTTGAAGCACAGCAACGACAAACACGATGCCTTCTGGCTGGCGCATTTACTCCGCTTAGGGATTCTGCCGCAAGGCTATATCTATCCAAAAGACGAACGACCGGTTCGGGATCTTCTGCGCAAGCGCGGCCATCTGGTTCGCCTGCGGACGTCTTTGATCAACAGCCTGCAGGATATCATCTACCGAAACTGCGGCTGCAAAATAAACGGCAACAAGATCAAGGCGGTCAAACACGACCAGGTATCGGAACTGTTTGCCGGTCAGGAGGAATTGGCATTGAGCAGTACGGTGAGCAAGCAAAGCATCGATTTTCTCACCACGGCCATTCGTCGTCTTGAACGAGCGGTGCATCACAAAATCAAGCTGAGGGACGAATACCAGAAATTACTGAGTATTCCGGGTGTCGGCATGATTCTGGCGCTGACCATCATGCTGGAAACCGGAACCATTCACCGCTTTCCCACCGTTGGCGCCTTCGCTTCTTACTGCCGAAAGGTCCCCAGTGTCTGGACCAGCAACGGCAAAAAGAAAGGCAAGGGTAATGATAAGAACGGCAACAAGTATCTGGCCTGGGCCTTTTCCGAGGCGGCTGAATTGACCAGGCGTTACGATGAGCGGGCAAAAGCGTTTTTCAATCGCAAGGCGGCCCGGACCAACCGTATGGTGGCCCATAAGGCCGTGGCCCACAAGCTGGTCCGGGCAGCGTATTTTATCATGCGAGACAAGGTGGACTATCAACCGGAGAAACTGTTTTGTTGA
- a CDS encoding PilZ domain-containing protein, translating into MEQKSKRSALRYTLPPHRISYRKKGQTGEATLINISTAGLFAEMATLPLQPGDEIALILDCFKEQDDAPLELKGKMVRVNFDEFAASFIDIDREQMVQLLRLLAQEKRTNMGSGLVF; encoded by the coding sequence ATGGAGCAGAAATCAAAACGAAGCGCCCTGCGCTACACCTTGCCGCCGCACCGGATTTCCTACCGGAAAAAAGGGCAGACCGGTGAAGCTACCCTGATCAACATCTCCACCGCCGGACTCTTTGCGGAGATGGCCACCCTGCCCCTGCAGCCGGGCGACGAGATCGCCCTGATCCTCGATTGCTTCAAGGAACAGGACGACGCACCGCTGGAACTGAAAGGGAAAATGGTACGCGTCAACTTTGACGAATTCGCCGCCTCTTTCATCGACATCGATCGGGAGCAGATGGTTCAACTGCTACGTCTGCTCGCCCAGGAAAAAAGAACAAACATGGGGTCAGGTCTTGTATTTTGA
- a CDS encoding S1C family serine protease encodes MTNRHPRSSVALLCLLVLGSTVYAPGCLQAEPAPPAATLFSRSAEQFPQIIEQSKAGVVYIEVSRNKGDTDPTTGSGTSFFNDPDIKHFFGKAPDKNSTPTPQAPSYGHGSGFLIGTDGYILTNHHVIDRADSITVTLADRRQMQARLVGSDARSDVGLLKIDAQAQPFTALPLGSSEDLKAGQWVLAFGSPFANLQTVTAGIISATGRNSLGISDYEDFIQTDAAINPGNSGGPLVDSDGRVIGMNTAFITQTGGYMGVGFAIPIDMARRIAEQLKQKGSVERGWLGVALKDARPEDLAEHDLPGSTRAARIDQVQPNSPAATAKLQPHDLIVALDTVPINGPADLRNRIALSAPGTTVKLSLYRKAERLDVAVTLGTLE; translated from the coding sequence ATGACCAATCGTCACCCTCGTAGTTCTGTCGCCCTGCTCTGTCTGCTCGTCCTTGGCAGCACCGTTTACGCACCTGGTTGTCTCCAGGCCGAACCCGCCCCTCCGGCCGCCACCCTTTTCAGCCGATCCGCCGAACAGTTTCCGCAGATCATCGAGCAGAGCAAGGCAGGGGTCGTTTATATCGAAGTCTCGCGAAACAAGGGCGACACCGACCCCACGACCGGCTCTGGCACCAGTTTTTTCAACGATCCTGACATCAAACACTTCTTCGGCAAGGCACCCGACAAGAACTCCACCCCCACGCCCCAGGCCCCGAGCTACGGCCACGGCTCCGGGTTTCTCATCGGCACCGACGGCTATATCCTGACCAACCATCACGTCATTGATCGGGCTGATTCGATAACCGTCACACTGGCCGACCGCCGTCAGATGCAGGCCCGGCTCGTCGGCAGCGACGCCCGTTCCGACGTTGGCCTGCTCAAGATCGATGCTCAGGCGCAGCCGTTCACGGCACTGCCGCTGGGCTCATCGGAAGATCTGAAGGCCGGCCAATGGGTGCTGGCCTTCGGCTCGCCGTTTGCCAACCTGCAGACGGTGACCGCCGGCATCATCAGCGCCACCGGGCGCAACAGCCTCGGCATCAGCGACTACGAGGATTTCATCCAAACCGACGCGGCCATCAACCCCGGCAACTCAGGCGGCCCCCTGGTCGACAGCGACGGCCGGGTGATCGGCATGAACACCGCCTTCATCACCCAGACCGGCGGCTACATGGGCGTCGGTTTCGCCATCCCCATCGACATGGCCCGGCGCATCGCCGAACAACTCAAGCAAAAGGGCAGCGTCGAGCGCGGCTGGCTCGGCGTGGCCCTCAAAGATGCCAGGCCTGAAGATCTGGCTGAACATGACCTGCCCGGCTCCACTCGGGCCGCCCGCATCGATCAGGTACAGCCGAACTCTCCGGCCGCTACGGCCAAACTGCAGCCACACGATCTGATCGTGGCCCTCGATACGGTCCCGATCAACGGTCCCGCCGACCTGAGAAACCGGATCGCCCTCAGCGCCCCCGGCACCACCGTGAAACTCTCCCTTTACCGCAAAGCTGAGCGGCTCGACGTGGCCGTTACCCTCGGGACCCTGGAATAG